A genomic segment from Sulfitobacter mediterraneus encodes:
- a CDS encoding MBL fold metallo-hydrolase, whose product MTHPSRRRFIAGAAAGVGTITLLPFAARAAAHASDSFDTPGGMIKVHPVAHASIVMETPKGTIYVDPVGEPAQYEGFPEADLVLITHEHGDHYNADTLKALVKDNTKLITNPAVFGKLSEEMKAQASEVANGGMADYQGLKIEAIPAYNITEERKKFHPQGRDNGYVLNFEGFRVYISGDTEDIPEMRALKEIDLAFVCMNLPFTMDANAAASAVSEFGPRFVYPYHYRGRDGGTQDPEAFAKMVGGDTEVRFAPWYG is encoded by the coding sequence ATGACCCACCCAAGCCGTAGACGTTTTATTGCCGGCGCCGCAGCCGGCGTTGGCACGATCACATTGCTGCCGTTCGCCGCGCGGGCCGCAGCCCATGCCAGCGACAGTTTCGACACCCCCGGCGGCATGATCAAAGTGCACCCCGTGGCCCATGCATCCATCGTGATGGAAACTCCCAAGGGCACGATCTATGTCGATCCGGTGGGCGAGCCTGCCCAATACGAAGGGTTCCCGGAGGCCGATTTGGTTTTGATCACCCATGAACATGGCGATCACTACAATGCGGATACGCTCAAGGCTTTGGTGAAAGATAACACAAAGCTGATCACCAATCCGGCTGTGTTTGGCAAGCTGTCGGAAGAGATGAAGGCGCAGGCCTCCGAGGTGGCCAATGGAGGGATGGCTGATTATCAAGGCCTCAAGATCGAAGCGATCCCGGCCTACAACATCACCGAAGAGCGCAAGAAGTTTCACCCGCAGGGCCGCGACAACGGCTATGTGCTCAATTTCGAAGGCTTCCGCGTCTATATTTCAGGCGATACCGAAGACATCCCGGAAATGCGTGCGCTGAAAGAGATTGACCTCGCCTTTGTCTGTATGAACTTGCCGTTCACGATGGATGCAAATGCAGCGGCATCGGCGGTGTCGGAGTTTGGTCCGCGGTTTGTCTATCCCTATCACTACCGTGGCCGCGATGGCGGCACGCAAGATCCCGAAGCCTTCGCCAAGATGGTGGGGGGCGATACAGAGGTTCGGTTTGCGCCTTGGTATGGCTGA
- a CDS encoding ABC transporter permease produces MTIQPDNRFVDTEPWVDDADISAPERAEMDAPGWLLTWRKFRRHKLALVSGLFLLLCYLMLPIAGFIAPYTPNERSADYLYAPPQSINLWHEGSFVGPYVYPVTATADLVNFRWTYTTDETRPMPLEFFCEGDDYNLFGVIPSDTHLVCAPEGATLFLWGSDRLGRDVFSRILYGAQLSLTVGIIGITVSFLLGITFGAMAGYFGGKTDWIINRAIEILRSLPELPLWLALSAAVPSNWGPVAVFFIISIILGILDWPGLARAVRSKFLSLREEEYVKAAEMMGARPARVIRRHLLPNFMSHLIASATLSIPAMILGETALSFLGLGLRAPAVSWGVMLNDAQNLASIEIYWWTAIPMLPIVVVVLAFNFLGDGLRASLDPYKS; encoded by the coding sequence ATGACCATTCAGCCGGACAATCGTTTTGTCGACACCGAACCATGGGTCGACGACGCCGACATCAGCGCCCCCGAGCGGGCGGAAATGGATGCGCCGGGTTGGCTTCTGACCTGGCGTAAATTCCGGCGGCACAAGCTGGCGTTGGTGTCAGGGCTTTTCCTGCTGCTATGCTATCTGATGTTGCCCATCGCCGGCTTCATTGCGCCCTATACACCCAATGAGCGCAGCGCCGATTACCTTTATGCCCCACCGCAAAGCATCAATCTGTGGCACGAGGGATCATTTGTCGGGCCTTACGTCTATCCGGTGACAGCCACGGCCGATCTGGTCAATTTCCGCTGGACCTATACCACCGATGAAACACGGCCCATGCCGCTGGAGTTCTTCTGCGAGGGGGACGACTACAACCTCTTTGGCGTGATCCCGTCAGACACCCATCTGGTCTGCGCCCCCGAAGGCGCAACGCTGTTCCTCTGGGGGTCCGATAGATTGGGCCGCGATGTGTTCAGCCGCATCCTCTACGGGGCGCAGCTGTCCCTGACAGTTGGGATCATCGGCATCACAGTGTCATTCCTGCTGGGCATCACCTTCGGCGCAATGGCAGGCTATTTCGGCGGCAAAACCGACTGGATCATCAACCGCGCGATTGAGATCCTGCGCTCGCTGCCGGAACTGCCGCTGTGGCTGGCGCTGTCTGCGGCGGTGCCCTCCAACTGGGGGCCGGTCGCGGTTTTCTTTATCATATCGATCATCCTGGGCATCCTCGACTGGCCGGGCCTGGCGCGTGCGGTGCGCTCCAAATTTCTGTCGCTGCGCGAAGAGGAATACGTCAAAGCCGCCGAAATGATGGGCGCGCGGCCCGCCCGCGTGATCCGCAGGCATCTGCTGCCCAACTTCATGTCCCATCTGATCGCCAGCGCCACACTGTCGATCCCGGCGATGATCCTTGGCGAAACCGCGCTCAGCTTCCTCGGCCTCGGCCTGCGGGCGCCCGCGGTCAGCTGGGGGGTGATGCTCAACGATGCACAGAACCTTGCCAGCATTGAAATCTACTGGTGGACGGCGATTCCGATGTTGCCCATCGTCGTGGTGGTGCTGGCCTTCAACTTCCTCGGTGACGGGCTACGCGCCTCGCTCGATCCATACAAAAGCTAG
- a CDS encoding ABC transporter permease: MMFLRYAVYRFFTMLLTLWVVSILVFAIINLPPGDYLSNQIAELRATGQAEGVAKAEFLRTEYALDRPLWEQYLIWVGFSPGPNGFSGLIQGDFGWSFEFDRPVGEIVGDALWLTVLVNLAAVLFVYLIALPLGVLAAAKSETWVDYTAGFVGYLGLATPNFLLALILFYYGHKYFNLPIGGLMDPVYEGQPMSWLKVKSILLHMIVPTFVIGTSGAAAMMQRLRANMLDELSKPYVETAKAKGLAPAKLLAKYPLRMAFNPFVADIGNLLPAMVSGSVLVSVVLGLQTIGPYLLAALKSQDQFLAAFVLMFVALLTLIGTMISDMLLVLLDPRIRYGGRGA; encoded by the coding sequence ATGATGTTTCTCCGCTATGCGGTCTACCGGTTTTTCACCATGCTGCTCACCCTTTGGGTGGTCTCGATCCTTGTCTTTGCCATCATCAACCTGCCACCCGGCGACTACCTGTCGAACCAGATCGCCGAATTGCGCGCCACCGGTCAGGCCGAAGGGGTCGCCAAGGCAGAATTTCTGCGCACCGAATATGCCCTCGACCGCCCGCTGTGGGAACAATACCTGATCTGGGTGGGTTTCTCGCCGGGGCCAAATGGGTTTTCCGGCTTGATCCAAGGGGATTTTGGCTGGTCCTTCGAATTTGACCGCCCCGTGGGGGAAATTGTTGGCGATGCGCTTTGGCTGACGGTTCTGGTCAATCTGGCAGCGGTGCTGTTTGTCTATCTGATTGCCTTGCCGCTAGGGGTGCTGGCGGCGGCGAAATCGGAAACATGGGTGGATTACACCGCCGGTTTTGTCGGCTATCTGGGTCTCGCGACCCCCAACTTCCTGCTGGCGCTGATCCTGTTTTACTATGGGCACAAGTATTTCAACCTGCCCATCGGCGGGCTGATGGACCCGGTCTATGAAGGCCAGCCGATGTCATGGCTCAAGGTCAAATCCATCCTGCTGCATATGATCGTGCCCACCTTTGTGATCGGCACCTCCGGCGCGGCGGCCATGATGCAACGGCTGCGCGCCAATATGCTGGACGAGCTGAGCAAACCCTACGTCGAAACCGCCAAAGCCAAGGGGCTGGCCCCTGCCAAGCTGCTGGCGAAATATCCCCTGCGAATGGCCTTCAACCCCTTTGTCGCGGATATCGGCAACCTGCTGCCGGCGATGGTGTCGGGCTCGGTTCTGGTCTCTGTGGTGCTGGGCCTGCAAACGATCGGGCCCTATCTGCTGGCCGCCCTGAAATCCCAAGATCAGTTCCTCGCAGCATTTGTGCTGATGTTCGTGGCTCTGCTGACCCTGATCGGGACGATGATCTCGGACATGTTGCTGGTGCTGCTTGACCCGCGCATCCGGTACGGAGGGCGCGGCGCATGA
- a CDS encoding ABC transporter substrate-binding protein yields MRKLLCLLLCLAAPAWAQDSTQETSFWAMEVQNGDLPPIAERLPEVPLVVDLEAKGRTYGTQGGTLRTLVSRTKDVRQMVVYGYARLVGYAPDYSLYPDILRDFEVFEDRRYTLHLRPGHKWSDGAPFTSEDFRYWWENVVNNDEITPTGPPDFMVVDGNLGSVTFPDAHTVVFEWPTPNSNFLPLLAQASPPFLYRPAHYLRQFHVDFAETESLAEEVRRARVKSWAALHNKRDNMYKFDNPALPTLQPWINASGRGSRKLFVRNPYYHRIDKRGVQLPYIDVVEMTIVSAGLIAAKANASEVDLQARGLDFPDISILKKGESDGGNYRTLLWANGAASQIAIYPNLNFRDPVWREVMRDVRFRRALSLGIDRRMINRALYFGLAHEGGMTALSSSPLHDPEDLTSWATLDVARANALLDEMGLTDRTPAGIRKLPDGRPMEFVIETAGERQEVENALAIVTDTWRELGIKLIMRPLDRDILRNRVYAGVSMAAIWFGWDNGLPTPATSPKYLAPTNQEFFSWPKWGQYYQTSGSAGEAPDMKHPQRLMQLADDWSHTFDPAQRRAIWREMLDIHADQQYAIGILSEAPQPVVVSKQMRNVPETGIWAFEPGAHFGIHRIDEFYYENPLQQVTQ; encoded by the coding sequence ATGCGTAAACTGCTTTGCCTTTTGCTTTGTCTCGCCGCGCCGGCCTGGGCGCAGGACAGCACGCAGGAAACCTCCTTCTGGGCGATGGAAGTGCAAAACGGCGACCTGCCGCCAATTGCAGAGCGTTTGCCCGAGGTGCCCCTGGTTGTCGATCTGGAGGCGAAGGGGCGCACCTATGGCACCCAAGGCGGCACATTGCGCACCTTGGTTTCGCGCACCAAGGATGTGCGGCAGATGGTGGTCTATGGCTATGCCCGTCTGGTGGGCTATGCACCGGATTATTCGCTTTACCCCGATATCCTGCGCGATTTCGAAGTGTTCGAGGATCGCCGCTATACCTTGCATCTGCGGCCCGGCCACAAATGGTCGGACGGTGCACCGTTTACCTCGGAAGATTTCCGTTACTGGTGGGAAAACGTCGTCAACAATGACGAGATTACGCCAACCGGCCCGCCGGATTTCATGGTCGTCGACGGCAATTTGGGCAGCGTCACGTTCCCCGATGCCCATACGGTTGTCTTTGAATGGCCAACGCCCAATTCCAATTTCCTGCCGCTATTGGCGCAGGCCAGCCCACCATTCCTTTACCGGCCCGCCCATTACCTGCGCCAGTTCCACGTTGATTTCGCCGAAACCGAAAGCCTTGCCGAAGAGGTCCGGCGCGCCCGTGTGAAAAGCTGGGCCGCGCTGCACAACAAGCGCGACAACATGTACAAGTTCGACAATCCCGCATTGCCGACCTTGCAGCCTTGGATCAACGCAAGCGGACGCGGATCGCGCAAGCTATTTGTGCGCAACCCCTATTACCACCGGATCGACAAACGCGGGGTACAGTTGCCCTACATCGATGTGGTCGAGATGACGATTGTCAGCGCCGGTTTGATCGCCGCCAAAGCGAACGCCAGCGAAGTAGATCTACAGGCCCGTGGACTTGATTTTCCAGATATTTCGATCCTCAAGAAAGGCGAGAGCGACGGCGGGAACTATCGCACCTTGCTGTGGGCCAACGGCGCGGCCAGCCAGATCGCGATCTATCCCAATCTGAACTTTCGCGATCCGGTCTGGCGCGAGGTGATGCGCGATGTGAGGTTCCGCCGGGCGCTCAGCCTGGGCATCGACCGGCGGATGATCAACCGCGCACTTTATTTCGGATTGGCGCATGAGGGCGGCATGACTGCGCTCTCGTCCTCCCCCCTGCACGACCCCGAGGATCTGACTTCTTGGGCAACGCTGGACGTGGCCCGTGCCAATGCCCTGCTTGACGAAATGGGGCTGACTGATCGCACACCTGCGGGCATTCGCAAACTGCCCGATGGCCGCCCGATGGAATTTGTGATCGAAACCGCCGGTGAGCGCCAAGAGGTAGAGAACGCACTCGCCATTGTCACCGACACCTGGCGCGAGTTGGGCATCAAGCTCATCATGCGCCCGCTGGACCGCGATATCCTGCGCAACCGGGTCTATGCCGGTGTCAGCATGGCGGCGATCTGGTTTGGCTGGGACAACGGCTTGCCAACGCCCGCCACCTCGCCCAAATACCTCGCCCCGACCAATCAGGAATTCTTTTCCTGGCCTAAATGGGGACAGTACTACCAGACTTCCGGCAGCGCTGGCGAAGCCCCCGACATGAAGCACCCGCAGCGCCTGATGCAATTGGCCGATGACTGGAGCCACACCTTTGATCCCGCCCAGCGCCGCGCGATCTGGCGCGAGATGCTGGATATCCACGCCGATCAACAATACGCCATTGGCATCCTGTCCGAAGCGCCGCAGCCGGTTGTGGTTTCCAAACAAATGCGTAACGTTCCCGAAACGGGGATCTGGGCCTTTGAACCCGGTGCGCATTTCGGCATCCACCGGATCGACGAATTTTACTATGAGAACCCGCTACAGCAGGTGACCCAATGA
- a CDS encoding ABC transporter ATP-binding protein has translation MPPILEVDALTIGFGNAEPVVRDVSFSVNAGETLALVGESGSGKTLTCRSVLKILPEAAQMRSGRINFAGSGGAVNLLDATERQLRRVRGNQISMIFQEPMRSLSPLHRLGNQVAEVLHIHRGLSLSAAKREVLEQFEKVGFVDPERAWRSYPFEMSGGMRQRAMIAMAMVAKPEVLIADEPTTALDVTTQAQVLGLIRKLQQDTGMAVILVTHDLGVVANMAQQVVVMNKGRVMEAGRASDVLGAPAHKYTAKLFAAAPMIPEVAKPARAMVRDDVILDLRNVTKTFTLRAGGWRKPVQVTACRDVNLQVERGKTLAVVGESGSGKTTCARVALGSERPDAGGEVLFHPGGGQEPLPVHDMTTTQRTSFQREAQMVFQDPYSSLSPRMRVQDALTEPMDIHKIGTRADRRDKAAEMLRLVGLNPDMLGRYPHAFSGGQRQRLSIARALTLDPKLLICDEPTSALDVSVQEQILSLLEDIRDHAHLSYLFISHDLAVVARIADEVAVMRAGVIVEQAPPDTLFYNPQHPYTKALIAAQPEPDMSRPIDLDLVAKGAGAPTSWPDMFRFDGPDAPALRELEPGHMVRCHA, from the coding sequence ATGCCACCAATACTCGAAGTAGATGCGCTTACGATCGGCTTCGGAAACGCAGAACCTGTCGTGCGCGATGTCAGCTTTTCCGTCAATGCCGGAGAGACGCTCGCGCTGGTCGGGGAAAGCGGGTCCGGCAAAACGCTGACCTGTCGCAGCGTGCTCAAGATCCTGCCCGAAGCCGCGCAGATGCGCAGCGGGCGGATCAATTTTGCCGGAAGCGGCGGTGCAGTGAACCTGCTGGATGCCACGGAACGACAGTTGCGCCGGGTTCGGGGCAACCAGATCTCGATGATTTTTCAAGAACCGATGCGGTCGCTTTCGCCTTTGCACCGGCTCGGCAATCAGGTGGCCGAGGTGTTGCACATCCATCGCGGGCTGAGCCTCAGCGCGGCCAAGCGTGAGGTTCTGGAACAGTTTGAGAAGGTCGGCTTTGTTGATCCCGAACGCGCTTGGCGCAGCTATCCCTTTGAAATGTCCGGCGGGATGCGCCAACGAGCGATGATCGCGATGGCCATGGTGGCCAAGCCTGAAGTGTTGATCGCGGACGAGCCAACGACAGCGCTGGATGTCACCACGCAGGCGCAGGTGCTGGGCCTGATCCGGAAGTTGCAGCAAGACACCGGCATGGCGGTGATCCTTGTCACTCATGATCTGGGCGTTGTGGCCAACATGGCGCAGCAGGTTGTCGTGATGAACAAGGGCCGCGTCATGGAAGCGGGCCGCGCCTCCGATGTGCTGGGCGCACCTGCACATAAATACACGGCCAAACTATTTGCCGCTGCGCCGATGATCCCCGAAGTTGCCAAACCGGCACGGGCCATGGTGCGCGATGACGTGATCCTTGATCTGCGCAACGTCACCAAGACGTTCACCTTGCGGGCGGGTGGATGGCGCAAACCGGTGCAGGTGACGGCCTGCCGCGATGTGAACCTACAGGTGGAGCGCGGCAAAACCCTTGCCGTGGTGGGCGAAAGTGGCTCTGGCAAGACGACATGTGCACGGGTCGCCTTGGGTTCAGAGCGCCCCGATGCGGGCGGCGAGGTGCTGTTCCATCCGGGCGGCGGACAAGAGCCCCTGCCTGTTCATGACATGACCACCACACAGCGCACTTCGTTCCAGCGCGAGGCGCAGATGGTGTTCCAAGACCCCTATTCATCGCTCAGCCCGCGAATGCGGGTGCAGGATGCATTGACCGAGCCGATGGACATTCACAAGATCGGCACCCGTGCCGACCGCCGTGACAAGGCGGCAGAGATGCTGCGGCTGGTGGGGCTCAACCCCGATATGCTGGGCCGCTATCCGCATGCGTTTTCGGGTGGCCAACGCCAAAGGCTTTCGATTGCGCGGGCGCTGACCCTGGACCCCAAGTTGCTAATCTGTGATGAGCCGACCTCGGCACTTGATGTCTCGGTGCAGGAACAAATCCTGAGTTTGCTGGAGGACATCCGTGATCATGCCCATTTGAGCTATCTGTTCATCAGTCATGATCTGGCCGTTGTGGCGCGGATCGCGGATGAGGTGGCGGTGATGCGGGCCGGTGTCATTGTCGAACAAGCCCCGCCCGACACACTGTTCTACAATCCCCAACACCCCTACACCAAGGCGTTGATCGCCGCGCAGCCAGAGCCGGACATGTCCCGCCCCATTGACCTTGATCTGGTGGCCAAGGGCGCGGGTGCGCCGACATCCTGGCCGGATATGTTCCGTTTTGACGGGCCGGATGCGCCCGCGCTGCGTGAACTGGAACCCGGACATATGGTGCGTTGTCATGCGTAA
- a CDS encoding class I SAM-dependent methyltransferase has product MSRLDLFIARMVSQRACLDHANALTEGMAGPVFELGLGNGRTYHHMVETMPDREIYVFERAVASHPDSTPPEDRLILGDVHDTLPAALKRFGPTAALIHADLGGHNRAKNDAFARAISPLVEPMLAKGGIMVASDRMYFDALEELPLPPEAFPGRCFIYRAG; this is encoded by the coding sequence ATGAGCAGACTGGATCTCTTTATTGCCCGAATGGTGTCACAACGCGCCTGTCTGGATCATGCCAATGCATTGACCGAGGGGATGGCAGGTCCAGTGTTCGAATTGGGGCTGGGCAATGGCCGGACATATCACCACATGGTCGAAACCATGCCGGACCGTGAGATCTATGTGTTCGAACGGGCGGTGGCCTCACACCCCGACAGCACCCCGCCCGAGGATCGGCTGATCCTGGGGGATGTGCATGACACATTGCCCGCCGCGCTGAAGCGGTTTGGCCCCACGGCGGCGTTGATCCATGCCGATCTTGGGGGGCACAATCGGGCCAAGAACGATGCTTTTGCGCGGGCAATCTCGCCGCTGGTTGAACCCATGTTGGCCAAGGGGGGCATTATGGTCGCCAGTGACCGGATGTATTTTGACGCACTCGAAGAGTTGCCCTTGCCGCCAGAGGCTTTTCCGGGGCGTTGTTTCATCTACCGCGCTGGCTGA
- a CDS encoding IclR family transcriptional regulator, with the protein MTAAPTDRKFANTLARGLGLLQAFRASDDGLTNAEIAERTGLPKPTVTRLSYTLCALGYLSHGARNDRFRLGPAAVALGSVASLSVSFLDLASNTLQRLANQTGTLALVAVRDGDRMLLAKTWRPEGVSAIWLDPGHRVPIYGSSSGLAVLATLGDDRFAALEPDEALTRYRQDGYDQLIGKGFTIAPQPTRYASTVNAVSVPYYASEFGESVAFTCGALPQDLPDDRMMAEVGPALRDAVRSFERQNGLPPALARRG; encoded by the coding sequence ATGACTGCTGCGCCCACAGACCGGAAGTTCGCCAATACACTGGCGCGGGGGCTGGGCCTTTTGCAGGCCTTTCGCGCCAGCGACGATGGTTTGACCAATGCAGAGATTGCTGAGCGGACCGGCCTGCCCAAGCCAACCGTGACGCGCCTGTCTTATACGCTGTGCGCATTGGGATATCTCAGCCATGGCGCCCGCAATGACAGGTTTCGCTTGGGTCCGGCGGCGGTTGCGCTTGGATCGGTTGCGTCCCTCTCTGTCAGTTTTCTCGATCTGGCGTCCAATACGCTTCAGAGGTTGGCGAACCAGACGGGCACATTGGCGCTTGTTGCGGTGCGTGATGGCGACCGGATGCTCTTGGCCAAAACGTGGCGGCCCGAGGGGGTTTCTGCGATCTGGCTTGATCCCGGCCATCGGGTCCCGATCTATGGCTCCTCCTCTGGGCTGGCTGTTCTGGCCACCTTGGGCGACGACCGTTTTGCCGCGCTTGAGCCTGATGAAGCGCTCACCCGTTACCGGCAGGACGGTTATGACCAACTGATCGGGAAGGGTTTTACAATTGCACCGCAGCCAACCCGATATGCCAGTACAGTCAACGCGGTCAGCGTGCCCTATTATGCCAGTGAGTTTGGAGAATCGGTGGCCTTTACCTGCGGGGCGCTGCCGCAGGATCTGCCCGATGACCGAATGATGGCCGAGGTTGGCCCGGCGCTGCGCGATGCAGTGCGCAGCTTTGAAAGACAAAACGGTTTGCCGCCCGCCCTTGCGCGGCGCGGTTAG
- a CDS encoding 3-hydroxyacyl-CoA dehydrogenase NAD-binding domain-containing protein encodes MSDKIAYSRHGDIAVLRIQNPPVNALSRAVRQGLSDGMARAEAEDGVRAVLILGDGRAFIAGADITEFGKPPMEPNLPDLCTRIEASPLLVVASMHGVSLGGGLEVALCAHYRIAQPSARVGLPEVHLGILPGAGGTQRLPRLIGAEKAVEAITTGRHIKAPEALELGILDRVEEGDPEAVGLAYAQELLDQNAPRRPVSEMPAAAGIDWDATYDAVLKRGRGQISPATAVRAVQAASELPFDQGILRERELFMELMNTDQRKGMIHAFFNERAVSNLPELKGVEPRALQSIGVIGGGTMGAGIGTAALLSGFGVVLIEMKDEFAAAARERIAGNLQGALKRGKITQDKYDALITQALTVSTSYDSLSNVDLVIEAVFEDMAVKREVFGKLDAACKPGCVLATNTSYLDVNEIAACTSRPADVIGLHFFSPAHVMKLLEVVVADQTAPDVVATGFALGKALGKVSVRAGVCDGFIGNRILATYRTAADHMVLDGATPYQIDKALTDFGFAMGPFAVADLAGLDIGWMTRKRKAPDRHPQERVPTYIDRLCEQGHFGQKTGEGYYVYEKGKRGGTPNPKIAELIAAEQQELGITPRPFTDQEIVRRYMCAMVNEAAKVVGEGIARRPLDVDMTLLFGYGFPRYWGGPMKWADIQGLSAVLADIENYAKEDAWFWEPAPLLKQLASEGRTFDDLNKEASK; translated from the coding sequence ATGAGCGACAAGATTGCCTATAGCCGCCACGGAGATATTGCCGTGCTGCGCATTCAGAACCCTCCCGTTAACGCCCTGAGCAGGGCCGTGCGTCAGGGTTTGTCCGATGGCATGGCCCGCGCAGAGGCTGAAGATGGCGTGCGGGCGGTGCTGATACTCGGCGATGGCCGCGCCTTTATTGCTGGCGCAGATATCACCGAATTTGGCAAACCTCCGATGGAGCCGAACCTGCCAGATCTATGTACACGCATCGAAGCCTCTCCGTTGTTGGTCGTGGCCTCCATGCACGGGGTCAGCCTTGGTGGCGGTCTTGAGGTTGCGCTCTGCGCCCACTACCGGATCGCGCAGCCTTCCGCGCGCGTGGGCCTGCCCGAAGTGCATCTGGGCATCTTGCCCGGTGCCGGTGGAACGCAGCGTTTGCCGCGCCTGATTGGCGCGGAAAAGGCCGTGGAGGCGATCACCACAGGCCGCCACATCAAAGCGCCCGAAGCCTTGGAGCTGGGCATACTTGACCGTGTCGAAGAGGGCGATCCGGAGGCCGTTGGTTTGGCCTACGCCCAAGAGTTGCTCGACCAGAATGCACCGCGCCGCCCGGTCAGCGAAATGCCCGCCGCGGCTGGGATCGATTGGGATGCAACTTATGACGCCGTGTTGAAAAGGGGCCGCGGCCAGATCAGCCCGGCCACAGCCGTCCGGGCCGTGCAAGCGGCCAGCGAGTTGCCCTTTGATCAAGGAATCCTGCGTGAGCGTGAGCTGTTCATGGAACTGATGAACACCGATCAGCGCAAAGGCATGATTCACGCTTTCTTTAACGAACGCGCAGTCAGCAACCTGCCTGAGCTTAAAGGCGTTGAACCGCGCGCCTTGCAATCCATCGGTGTGATCGGTGGGGGCACCATGGGCGCTGGCATCGGCACGGCGGCGCTTTTGTCGGGCTTTGGTGTGGTGCTGATCGAGATGAAAGACGAGTTTGCCGCCGCCGCCCGCGAGCGGATCGCGGGGAATCTGCAAGGGGCGTTGAAGCGCGGCAAGATCACTCAGGACAAATACGATGCCCTGATCACCCAGGCGCTCACCGTCTCCACCAGTTACGACAGCCTGTCCAACGTCGATCTGGTGATCGAGGCGGTGTTCGAGGACATGGCCGTCAAACGCGAGGTGTTTGGCAAGCTCGACGCGGCTTGCAAACCCGGCTGTGTGCTGGCCACCAACACCTCTTATCTGGATGTGAATGAAATTGCTGCCTGCACATCGCGCCCCGCAGATGTGATCGGCCTGCACTTCTTTAGCCCGGCCCATGTGATGAAATTGCTTGAAGTCGTGGTCGCCGATCAAACTGCGCCGGATGTTGTTGCAACGGGTTTTGCGCTGGGCAAGGCGCTCGGCAAGGTCAGTGTGCGGGCAGGTGTCTGTGACGGCTTTATCGGCAACCGTATCCTGGCCACATACCGCACCGCCGCCGACCACATGGTGCTGGATGGCGCAACGCCCTATCAGATCGACAAGGCATTGACGGATTTTGGCTTTGCCATGGGCCCATTTGCCGTGGCCGATCTGGCGGGGCTCGACATTGGCTGGATGACCCGCAAGCGCAAAGCGCCGGACCGCCATCCGCAGGAACGTGTGCCGACATACATCGACCGGCTGTGCGAGCAGGGCCATTTCGGTCAGAAAACCGGCGAGGGCTATTACGTCTATGAAAAAGGCAAACGTGGCGGCACCCCGAACCCAAAAATTGCCGAACTGATCGCCGCCGAACAGCAAGAGCTGGGAATTACGCCACGTCCTTTCACCGATCAGGAGATTGTACGCCGCTACATGTGTGCCATGGTAAACGAAGCGGCCAAGGTCGTGGGCGAAGGCATCGCCCGCCGCCCCTTGGACGTCGATATGACATTGCTCTTTGGATACGGTTTCCCGCGCTATTGGGGCGGGCCAATGAAATGGGCCGACATTCAGGGGCTGTCTGCCGTTCTGGCGGATATTGAAAACTATGCAAAGGAAGATGCCTGGTTCTGGGAACCTGCGCCCCTTCTCAAACAACTGGCCTCCGAGGGCCGCACATTTGATGATTTGAACAAGGAAGCCTCGAAATGA